Proteins encoded within one genomic window of Oryza brachyantha chromosome 7, ObraRS2, whole genome shotgun sequence:
- the LOC102721466 gene encoding uncharacterized protein LOC102721466 isoform X1 codes for MVTSCMPNRLGDLFLSLKDPSGTIGASVHQKVFAKEDGMVVSVGSVIVLKKVAVFRPSHKACYLNITEENLEMLVPKDFPCASKQVISSSPSESQHLVTHTETRSSSCQGDSHIRRTGVKTYVETAADTLQDCTLRMDKGSTQGVENHQGIRLQEKAINPSNKNKPTFSANQQLQKTINSISPANVQQRRGSPCSKYGSSRIECSTNNIMMRLLGGERNVTNSREMVDAEVYFDHGGTADANNSTSIMDSDTSTSGKHQGIGHQTLMERLGSRHISNHNGEEHHQQSLGAPENPNTRCSQPSLGGCSVMPGTGDSVEASSDEKRSQPAEGEWMLPSSKKLRTDPVLPDNVMSSMNVPQEVHVEHASINKPNECQPEDLTAGTLGIVLPSQENSSASVTTSDATSVSASLHLQPTKLASVNEWTDDQLSELFLDY; via the exons ATGGTGACTTCGTGCATGCCGAACAGGCTAGGTGATCTCTTCCTTTCTCTCAAG GATCCAAGTGGTACAATTGGTGCTTCAGTACACCAGAAAGTATTTGCAAAGGAGGATGGCATGGTTGTATCAGTAGGGTCTGTCATTGTTCTGAAAAAG GTGGCTGTTTTCCGTCCATCTCACAAGGCTTGCTATCTTAATATCACCGAAGAAAATCTAGAGATG CTTGTGCCAAAGGACTTCCCCTGCGCATCTAAGCAAGTGATTTCATCAAGTCCTTCAGAAAGTCAACATCTTG TAACGCATACAGAAACAAGGAGTTCGTCATGCCAAGGAGATAGCCACATTAGGAGAACTGGAGTTAAAACATATGTAGAAACAGCAG CAGATACTCTTCAAGATTGTACCTTAAGAATGGACAAAGGAAGTACTCAAGGGGTAGAAAATCACCAAGGTATAAGGTTGCAGGAAAAAGCTATAAATCCTTCAAACAAGAATAAACCAACCTTCAGTGCCAATCAGCAATtgcaaaaaacaattaatagcATTAGTCCAGCTAATGTCCAGCAAAGACGAGGAAGCCCATGCAGTAAGTATGGGAGCAGCAGGATTGAATGTtctactaataatataatgaTGAGGCTTTTAGGTGGTGAAAGAAATGTGACAAATAGCAGGGAAATGGTTGATGCTGAGGTGTACTTTGACCATGGTGGAACGGCTGATGCCAACAATAGCACTTCAATAATGGATAGTGACACTAGTACTTCAGGAAAGCACCAGGGGATAGGACACCAAACACTAATGGAGCGCCTCGGCAGCAGGCATATATCAAACCACAATGGTGAAGAGCATCACCAGCAAAGTTTGGGTGCTCCTGAAAACCCAAACACAAGATGTTCCCAGCCTAGTCTAGGTGGATGCTCAGTAATGCCTGGAACAGGAGATTCAGTTGAAGCTAGTTCTGATGAAAAGCGGAGTCAACCTGCTGAAGGTGAATGGATGCTCCCTAGTAGCAAAAAGCTGAGGACTGATCCAGTATTGCCGGATAATGTTATGTCAAGTATGAATGTTCCACAGGAAGTTCATGTTGAGCACGCTTCAATCAACAAACCCAACGAGTGTCAGCCAGAGGACCTCACTGCTGGAACTTTGGGCATTGTCTTGCCATCTCAAGAAAATAGTTCTGCAAGTGTAACGACCAGCGATGCAACTTCAGTCAGTGCATCGTTGCATTTGCAGCCAACTAAGTTGGCTTCTGTAAATGAATGGACAGATGATCAGCTATCTGAACTGTTTTTAGACTATTAG
- the LOC102702577 gene encoding BTB/POZ domain-containing protein At4g08455 has product MWCQSCKEEYEEEDAGTCKECYEEASETEEELKREIDDLRSRLLFLRLPSPSLDASSLGHSDLLLHAIPASSTSSCSDASAEAAAARPDTPAVPAHRVILASRSPVFRAMLENEMEESRSGIIKIYDVCYDVLRAFIHYMYTAEALLDEQMASDLLVLAEKYEVKNLKAFCEKFLTSKVSNDNAIAHYAFAHRHSAKQLLETSLSAIMDNMSTLADREEYKELVEKDPRLVVEIYEAYLNRQVNTAAGKETDSSNRKG; this is encoded by the exons ATGTGGTGCCAGTCGTGCAAGGAGGAgtacgaggaggaggacgccggGACTTGCAAGGAGTGCTACGAGGAGGCGAGcgagacggaggaggagctcaAGCGCGAGATCGACGACCTCCGCTcccgcctcctcttcctccgcctCCCGTCCCCCTCGCTCGACGCCTCCTCGCTCGGCCACTCCGACCTGCTCCTCCACGCCATCCCCGCCTCCTCGACTTCCTCCTGTTCCGACGCCTccgccgaagccgccgccgcccgccccgacACCCCCGCCGTCCCCGCCCACCGCGTCATCCTC GCCAGCAGATCTCCTGTTTTCAGAGCTATGCTTGAGAACGAGATGGAAGAGAGCCGAAGTGgaataatcaaaatatatgatgtGTGCTACGACGTCCTTCGTGCCTTTATCCATTACATGTACACAGCAGAAGCCCTCCTTGACGAGCAAATGGCATCCGATCTGCTGGTCTTGGCTGAGAAGTATGAAGTGAAGAACCTGAAGGCCTTCTGTGAGAAGTTCCTAACATCCAAAGTGAGCAACGATAATGCCATTGCGCATTATGCGTTTGCGCATCGCCATAGCGCAAAGCAGCTGCTCGAGACATCTCTCTCAGCGATCATGGACAACATGTCGACGCTGGCAGATCGGGAGGAATACAAGGAGCTTGTTGAGAAGGACCCAAGGCTTGTTGTTGAGATATATGAAGCCTATCTGAACCGGCAAGTCAACACTGCTGCTGGGAAGGAGACAGATTCCAGTAACAGGAAGGGATGA
- the LOC102721466 gene encoding uncharacterized protein LOC102721466 isoform X2, which yields MVTSCMPNRLGDLFLSLKDPSGTIGASVHQKVFAKEDGMVVSVGSVIVLKKVAVFRPSHKACYLNITEENLEMLVPKDFPCASKQVISSSPSESQHLVTHTETRSSSCQGDSHIRRTGVKTYVETADTLQDCTLRMDKGSTQGVENHQGIRLQEKAINPSNKNKPTFSANQQLQKTINSISPANVQQRRGSPCSKYGSSRIECSTNNIMMRLLGGERNVTNSREMVDAEVYFDHGGTADANNSTSIMDSDTSTSGKHQGIGHQTLMERLGSRHISNHNGEEHHQQSLGAPENPNTRCSQPSLGGCSVMPGTGDSVEASSDEKRSQPAEGEWMLPSSKKLRTDPVLPDNVMSSMNVPQEVHVEHASINKPNECQPEDLTAGTLGIVLPSQENSSASVTTSDATSVSASLHLQPTKLASVNEWTDDQLSELFLDY from the exons ATGGTGACTTCGTGCATGCCGAACAGGCTAGGTGATCTCTTCCTTTCTCTCAAG GATCCAAGTGGTACAATTGGTGCTTCAGTACACCAGAAAGTATTTGCAAAGGAGGATGGCATGGTTGTATCAGTAGGGTCTGTCATTGTTCTGAAAAAG GTGGCTGTTTTCCGTCCATCTCACAAGGCTTGCTATCTTAATATCACCGAAGAAAATCTAGAGATG CTTGTGCCAAAGGACTTCCCCTGCGCATCTAAGCAAGTGATTTCATCAAGTCCTTCAGAAAGTCAACATCTTG TAACGCATACAGAAACAAGGAGTTCGTCATGCCAAGGAGATAGCCACATTAGGAGAACTGGAGTTAAAACATATGTAGAAACAGCAG ATACTCTTCAAGATTGTACCTTAAGAATGGACAAAGGAAGTACTCAAGGGGTAGAAAATCACCAAGGTATAAGGTTGCAGGAAAAAGCTATAAATCCTTCAAACAAGAATAAACCAACCTTCAGTGCCAATCAGCAATtgcaaaaaacaattaatagcATTAGTCCAGCTAATGTCCAGCAAAGACGAGGAAGCCCATGCAGTAAGTATGGGAGCAGCAGGATTGAATGTtctactaataatataatgaTGAGGCTTTTAGGTGGTGAAAGAAATGTGACAAATAGCAGGGAAATGGTTGATGCTGAGGTGTACTTTGACCATGGTGGAACGGCTGATGCCAACAATAGCACTTCAATAATGGATAGTGACACTAGTACTTCAGGAAAGCACCAGGGGATAGGACACCAAACACTAATGGAGCGCCTCGGCAGCAGGCATATATCAAACCACAATGGTGAAGAGCATCACCAGCAAAGTTTGGGTGCTCCTGAAAACCCAAACACAAGATGTTCCCAGCCTAGTCTAGGTGGATGCTCAGTAATGCCTGGAACAGGAGATTCAGTTGAAGCTAGTTCTGATGAAAAGCGGAGTCAACCTGCTGAAGGTGAATGGATGCTCCCTAGTAGCAAAAAGCTGAGGACTGATCCAGTATTGCCGGATAATGTTATGTCAAGTATGAATGTTCCACAGGAAGTTCATGTTGAGCACGCTTCAATCAACAAACCCAACGAGTGTCAGCCAGAGGACCTCACTGCTGGAACTTTGGGCATTGTCTTGCCATCTCAAGAAAATAGTTCTGCAAGTGTAACGACCAGCGATGCAACTTCAGTCAGTGCATCGTTGCATTTGCAGCCAACTAAGTTGGCTTCTGTAAATGAATGGACAGATGATCAGCTATCTGAACTGTTTTTAGACTATTAG
- the LOC102721466 gene encoding uncharacterized protein LOC102721466 isoform X3 has protein sequence MVTSCMPNRLGDLFLSLKDPSGTIGASVHQKVFAKEDGMVVSVGSVIVLKKVAVFRPSHKACYLNITEENLEMLVPKDFPCASKQVISSSPSESQHLETRSSSCQGDSHIRRTGVKTYVETAADTLQDCTLRMDKGSTQGVENHQGIRLQEKAINPSNKNKPTFSANQQLQKTINSISPANVQQRRGSPCSKYGSSRIECSTNNIMMRLLGGERNVTNSREMVDAEVYFDHGGTADANNSTSIMDSDTSTSGKHQGIGHQTLMERLGSRHISNHNGEEHHQQSLGAPENPNTRCSQPSLGGCSVMPGTGDSVEASSDEKRSQPAEGEWMLPSSKKLRTDPVLPDNVMSSMNVPQEVHVEHASINKPNECQPEDLTAGTLGIVLPSQENSSASVTTSDATSVSASLHLQPTKLASVNEWTDDQLSELFLDY, from the exons ATGGTGACTTCGTGCATGCCGAACAGGCTAGGTGATCTCTTCCTTTCTCTCAAG GATCCAAGTGGTACAATTGGTGCTTCAGTACACCAGAAAGTATTTGCAAAGGAGGATGGCATGGTTGTATCAGTAGGGTCTGTCATTGTTCTGAAAAAG GTGGCTGTTTTCCGTCCATCTCACAAGGCTTGCTATCTTAATATCACCGAAGAAAATCTAGAGATG CTTGTGCCAAAGGACTTCCCCTGCGCATCTAAGCAAGTGATTTCATCAAGTCCTTCAGAAAGTCAACATCTTG AAACAAGGAGTTCGTCATGCCAAGGAGATAGCCACATTAGGAGAACTGGAGTTAAAACATATGTAGAAACAGCAG CAGATACTCTTCAAGATTGTACCTTAAGAATGGACAAAGGAAGTACTCAAGGGGTAGAAAATCACCAAGGTATAAGGTTGCAGGAAAAAGCTATAAATCCTTCAAACAAGAATAAACCAACCTTCAGTGCCAATCAGCAATtgcaaaaaacaattaatagcATTAGTCCAGCTAATGTCCAGCAAAGACGAGGAAGCCCATGCAGTAAGTATGGGAGCAGCAGGATTGAATGTtctactaataatataatgaTGAGGCTTTTAGGTGGTGAAAGAAATGTGACAAATAGCAGGGAAATGGTTGATGCTGAGGTGTACTTTGACCATGGTGGAACGGCTGATGCCAACAATAGCACTTCAATAATGGATAGTGACACTAGTACTTCAGGAAAGCACCAGGGGATAGGACACCAAACACTAATGGAGCGCCTCGGCAGCAGGCATATATCAAACCACAATGGTGAAGAGCATCACCAGCAAAGTTTGGGTGCTCCTGAAAACCCAAACACAAGATGTTCCCAGCCTAGTCTAGGTGGATGCTCAGTAATGCCTGGAACAGGAGATTCAGTTGAAGCTAGTTCTGATGAAAAGCGGAGTCAACCTGCTGAAGGTGAATGGATGCTCCCTAGTAGCAAAAAGCTGAGGACTGATCCAGTATTGCCGGATAATGTTATGTCAAGTATGAATGTTCCACAGGAAGTTCATGTTGAGCACGCTTCAATCAACAAACCCAACGAGTGTCAGCCAGAGGACCTCACTGCTGGAACTTTGGGCATTGTCTTGCCATCTCAAGAAAATAGTTCTGCAAGTGTAACGACCAGCGATGCAACTTCAGTCAGTGCATCGTTGCATTTGCAGCCAACTAAGTTGGCTTCTGTAAATGAATGGACAGATGATCAGCTATCTGAACTGTTTTTAGACTATTAG
- the LOC102721466 gene encoding uncharacterized protein LOC102721466 isoform X4 — MVTSCMPNRLGDLFLSLKDPSGTIGASVHQKVFAKEDGMVVSVGSVIVLKKVAVFRPSHKACYLNITEENLEMLVPKDFPCASKQVISSSPSESQHLADTLQDCTLRMDKGSTQGVENHQGIRLQEKAINPSNKNKPTFSANQQLQKTINSISPANVQQRRGSPCSKYGSSRIECSTNNIMMRLLGGERNVTNSREMVDAEVYFDHGGTADANNSTSIMDSDTSTSGKHQGIGHQTLMERLGSRHISNHNGEEHHQQSLGAPENPNTRCSQPSLGGCSVMPGTGDSVEASSDEKRSQPAEGEWMLPSSKKLRTDPVLPDNVMSSMNVPQEVHVEHASINKPNECQPEDLTAGTLGIVLPSQENSSASVTTSDATSVSASLHLQPTKLASVNEWTDDQLSELFLDY; from the exons ATGGTGACTTCGTGCATGCCGAACAGGCTAGGTGATCTCTTCCTTTCTCTCAAG GATCCAAGTGGTACAATTGGTGCTTCAGTACACCAGAAAGTATTTGCAAAGGAGGATGGCATGGTTGTATCAGTAGGGTCTGTCATTGTTCTGAAAAAG GTGGCTGTTTTCCGTCCATCTCACAAGGCTTGCTATCTTAATATCACCGAAGAAAATCTAGAGATG CTTGTGCCAAAGGACTTCCCCTGCGCATCTAAGCAAGTGATTTCATCAAGTCCTTCAGAAAGTCAACATCTTG CAGATACTCTTCAAGATTGTACCTTAAGAATGGACAAAGGAAGTACTCAAGGGGTAGAAAATCACCAAGGTATAAGGTTGCAGGAAAAAGCTATAAATCCTTCAAACAAGAATAAACCAACCTTCAGTGCCAATCAGCAATtgcaaaaaacaattaatagcATTAGTCCAGCTAATGTCCAGCAAAGACGAGGAAGCCCATGCAGTAAGTATGGGAGCAGCAGGATTGAATGTtctactaataatataatgaTGAGGCTTTTAGGTGGTGAAAGAAATGTGACAAATAGCAGGGAAATGGTTGATGCTGAGGTGTACTTTGACCATGGTGGAACGGCTGATGCCAACAATAGCACTTCAATAATGGATAGTGACACTAGTACTTCAGGAAAGCACCAGGGGATAGGACACCAAACACTAATGGAGCGCCTCGGCAGCAGGCATATATCAAACCACAATGGTGAAGAGCATCACCAGCAAAGTTTGGGTGCTCCTGAAAACCCAAACACAAGATGTTCCCAGCCTAGTCTAGGTGGATGCTCAGTAATGCCTGGAACAGGAGATTCAGTTGAAGCTAGTTCTGATGAAAAGCGGAGTCAACCTGCTGAAGGTGAATGGATGCTCCCTAGTAGCAAAAAGCTGAGGACTGATCCAGTATTGCCGGATAATGTTATGTCAAGTATGAATGTTCCACAGGAAGTTCATGTTGAGCACGCTTCAATCAACAAACCCAACGAGTGTCAGCCAGAGGACCTCACTGCTGGAACTTTGGGCATTGTCTTGCCATCTCAAGAAAATAGTTCTGCAAGTGTAACGACCAGCGATGCAACTTCAGTCAGTGCATCGTTGCATTTGCAGCCAACTAAGTTGGCTTCTGTAAATGAATGGACAGATGATCAGCTATCTGAACTGTTTTTAGACTATTAG